A segment of the Candidatus Omnitrophota bacterium genome:
ATTATGTTATGTTCCACTTTGTCTATATGGTCCACCATCTCGGTCTTTGAATAGCTAACCCTTATTAAATCATCAAATTTTTTGTTAACGGTTATGTAAATATACTTGTTGATTGCGGCACTAACAACTGCTCCGAAGCCTGTACTGTAATACGACGCTAAATCCGAACCGCCGCCCGCAAAACTCGCCCTTAATGGTGTCCTTGAAATTATCACATTGCCTCCAATTCGCTTAGATAGTTCTTTATTCCTTTTCTTATATCAATTTCCGGTCTCCATCCCAGAGCATTGACCGTTTTAGTTATGTCCGCCCGGAAATTTATTTCCTGTTTTTTCCTCAATGATTTTCTTCGCAGTTGTTTTGAAAAATCATCCGTTCCACTGATATATTTTTCAGATATTCTGCATATATCCAGAACTCTTTCTGTTTTTCCCGTACCAAGATTATAAATACCCGGCTCAATCTTTTTTTTCACAGCGATTGCAAATGCCCTGGCAATATCTCGCACGTCAATAAAATCGTTCGCATTCAGCGGATTTCTTATATCCGGGCACTTGCCTTTTTTCAAGGAAGCCGTTAACTCCGGAATAAGAGCTCCTTTGCGTTGACCGAAGCCATACACATAAAAAAGACGGAACCAGACAAGGTCAATACCTCTCTCCCCGCAAGCTGTTTTCGCATAGTTATGCAGAGAATTCTTGGCCCATGAAAAAAAAGAAGTTATATTAACGGCATCTCCTTCCCTGCATATTCCTTTAATCTTCCCATATTCCCAACAACTTCCGCTTACTATAAGTTTGCTGCAATTTGTCTCATTGCTGATAAAATCAACCAGCTTTATGGAATTATCTAAATTCCGTTTGCTGATCTCTTTCGAGTAATCCGGAATACCCTCCCAGGCAAGATGAATACAAGTATTCGGATTAAAAAGTTTTATAATTTTTCCGAATCTTTTTATGTCTTTCAGATTCCCTGTCACTATTTTCTGATCATATACCGAAAGAATTTTTTGTTCTTTTTTGTCCTTTGCTAAAAACATCAGTTTATTTGAACTTTGAAGCAGAGTTTTAACAACATTTCTGCCTATGAAACCCGATGCTCCTGTTATAAAAATACGTTTCATTTATTTCCTTTGGAATACGAGCCCGCAGATGGATTGAAATCCGGATAAATACTATCCTTCTCCGATATTACTTCCGGCGTTGTCGGCCACTTAAACTTGAAAAATGGATCATTGTAACGGATTCCCTTTTCCGCACCCGGATTGAAGAATTCGCTGTGGTGATAATACATCCATGTGTTCTCCTTTAAAGTCAGCCAGGCATTAGCGCAACCATGCGGCAAATAAAGACTCTTTCTGTTTTCTTCTGACAAATCAAATGATATCCATTTCAGATATGTCTCTGATTCCGGCCTTAAGTCAACAAGAATATCATATACACCGCCCTTAAAACATGAAATAATCTTTGCCTCGCCATAAGGATATATCTGGTAATGGAACCCCCTCAAAGTACCTTTGCGAATATTTTCAGACACATTGCACTGTCTTACGCAAAAATCAATATCATGTTCCCTGAATTCATTTTCGCAGAAATGTCTTCTGAAAGTTCCCCTATGATCGACAAACAGATCCGGCTCTATAATGAATACTCCCCTAATACTCTGTTCTGTAAATTTAAGTTTTTCGTCCATTATTTACAACCTTTTATCAAAACCGGTTTTTTAGGAAAAGGGACAAGATAGTCGCCTTTATACCCGTTCTTACTGCATTCCGCTATTATCTCATCCCTGAAATTCCAGGCAAGTATAAATATGAGAGACGGTTTCATCCGAAATCCATTTTTGAAAGAAACTATAGGCAACGCTGACCCGGGCGCATAGAGCCCCTGCTTCAGTTTGTTGTTATCTATAATCGCTTTCATGTGCGAACGGTTGAAACCGCAGAAATTAAGATAAGTCGAACTCCTGGCGGAAGCTCCAAAACCTATGACGGTCTTACCTTTGAATTTCTTCATTATGCTGCGGGATTCCTTCCGATGGCGTTTTGCGCGGTCGGCAAATTTTGCCCACGACAAAAAGTTATTCACGGCATTCCTCTTTTCCCCTGCCTCAAGTTTTCTATACTCGGGGCTTTTCTTTTTAACCCTTTTAGAAAAATAAATTACAAAAGAGCCGCCGCTAATGGGACTGATGTCTATGTGATATGGTTTGAGACCATGCATTTTCAAAAGGTATGTCATGGATTTTATTGAAAAGAAACAAAGGTGCTCGTGATATATTGAATCATAATGAAGTTCCTTGAGTATCTTCCCCGATTCGTGAAATTCAATTATTCCAGTGCCTTCAGGCGACAGGCATTCATAAATTCCCTCAATAACTTCATGCAACTCGCTGACATGCGGGATTACATTTCTGGCGATTAGTGCCTTTGGCTTTCCTAATTTGGATACAATAAATTCGGCGCATTCCATATCCCAATATTTATTGACGGTATTGACCCCCGAACGGTTAGCCATTGCGGCAATATTAGCGGCGGGTTCTACTCCGAGAACATTATATCCTTTTTTAATGAACGGTTTTAGAAATGTCCCGTCGTTGGATGCAATTTCCACAACAATATCGCCCTTCCTGAGTCCGGCGGTTTTGACCGTTCTTTTAAAAAATGTCTCAGAATATTTTTGGGCAGTGGCTGAGGTGCCTGTC
Coding sequences within it:
- a CDS encoding class I SAM-dependent methyltransferase gives rise to the protein MSLVKEYKSIRKCRVCGYGEIKTILALGRQPLANSLNKKVDNNEKKYPLTIAFCPKCSLVQLKETVRKEVLFDRYVWVTGTSATAQKYSETFFKRTVKTAGLRKGDIVVEIASNDGTFLKPFIKKGYNVLGVEPAANIAAMANRSGVNTVNKYWDMECAEFIVSKLGKPKALIARNVIPHVSELHEVIEGIYECLSPEGTGIIEFHESGKILKELHYDSIYHEHLCFFSIKSMTYLLKMHGLKPYHIDISPISGGSFVIYFSKRVKKKSPEYRKLEAGEKRNAVNNFLSWAKFADRAKRHRKESRSIMKKFKGKTVIGFGASARSSTYLNFCGFNRSHMKAIIDNNKLKQGLYAPGSALPIVSFKNGFRMKPSLIFILAWNFRDEIIAECSKNGYKGDYLVPFPKKPVLIKGCK
- a CDS encoding dTDP-4-keto-6-deoxy-D-glucose epimerase, which translates into the protein MDEKLKFTEQSIRGVFIIEPDLFVDHRGTFRRHFCENEFREHDIDFCVRQCNVSENIRKGTLRGFHYQIYPYGEAKIISCFKGGVYDILVDLRPESETYLKWISFDLSEENRKSLYLPHGCANAWLTLKENTWMYYHHSEFFNPGAEKGIRYNDPFFKFKWPTTPEVISEKDSIYPDFNPSAGSYSKGNK
- a CDS encoding NAD(P)-dependent oxidoreductase, whose product is MKRIFITGASGFIGRNVVKTLLQSSNKLMFLAKDKKEQKILSVYDQKIVTGNLKDIKRFGKIIKLFNPNTCIHLAWEGIPDYSKEISKRNLDNSIKLVDFISNETNCSKLIVSGSCWEYGKIKGICREGDAVNITSFFSWAKNSLHNYAKTACGERGIDLVWFRLFYVYGFGQRKGALIPELTASLKKGKCPDIRNPLNANDFIDVRDIARAFAIAVKKKIEPGIYNLGTGKTERVLDICRISEKYISGTDDFSKQLRRKSLRKKQEINFRADITKTVNALGWRPEIDIRKGIKNYLSELEAM